A window of Ignisphaera sp. contains these coding sequences:
- a CDS encoding Lrp/AsnC family transcriptional regulator encodes MSTETLDDVDKEILKILIEDCSLSVRKISRRVGKSPTIVSKKIQKLKKLGLIKKCTAVVDYKKLGYSLMALILLNVDGAHIEDIERNISIEGNVRGVYDITGEYDIAIMALFKDVEDLDRFIKRILKNPHIKGSVTSVIFKAVKDDIHVATI; translated from the coding sequence GTGTCTACAGAGACACTTGATGATGTCGATAAAGAGATACTAAAGATACTTATAGAAGATTGTAGCTTAAGTGTTCGCAAGATATCTCGTAGAGTAGGTAAATCACCAACCATTGTATCTAAGAAGATCCAAAAGTTGAAGAAACTGGGGCTCATTAAGAAATGTACTGCTGTTGTAGACTATAAGAAGCTAGGCTATAGCTTAATGGCTCTAATACTGCTTAATGTTGATGGAGCTCATATAGAGGATATTGAAAGGAATATATCTATTGAGGGTAATGTTAGAGGTGTTTACGATATAACTGGAGAATATGATATAGCTATTATGGCTTTGTTTAAAGATGTTGAAGATCTGGATAGATTTATTAAGAGGATTCTTAAGAATCCGCACATAAAGGGTAGTGTAACTAGTGTGATATTTAAGGCCGTTAAAGATGATATACATGTAGCCACAATATAG